The following are from one region of the Siniperca chuatsi isolate FFG_IHB_CAS linkage group LG13, ASM2008510v1, whole genome shotgun sequence genome:
- the scinlb gene encoding scinderin like b, whose amino-acid sequence MVSHKEFVDAGKQPGLQVWRIENLDLKPVPKALHGSFYTGDAYLLLFTTSAPSYNIHMWLGDECSQDESGAAAIFATQLDDFLGGGPVQYRELQNFESNTMLGYFKSGIKYQKGGVASGFQHVVTNDMNVKRLLHIKGRRAIRATEVDMSWSSFNKGDCFIIDLGKDIYQWCGSECNRFERLKAAGLTIDIRDNERNGRAKLHTVEEGDEPEAVIMALGPKTTIAPSTPDDEKVDTTNRKKGALYVISDASGSMKVSSVAPSSPFKQAMLSPEECYILDNGVDNNIFVWKGPKANMSERKAAMSAGQQFIKDKGYSVKTQIQVFPAGAETTLFKQFFSDWRDLDETTGPSKAYTIGRIAKVEKVPFDASTLHSNKVMAAQHGMVDDGKGKVQIWRVENGEKVPVDPSSYGHFYGGDCYLILYSYRVGGREQHIIYTWQGLKCTQDELAASAFLTVKLDDSMGGSPVQVRVTQGQEPPHLMSLFQGKPMIIHSGGTSRKSGQSQTASTRLFHIRQSSSRATRAVEAKPSASSLNTNDVFVLKSPSALFVWRGVGASDEEMEAAKYVVGFLGGSPSQVSEGKEPGDFWSALGGKTEYQTSKSLQKTVNPPRLFGCSNKTGRLIVEEVPGDFTQSDLATDDVMLLDTWDQIFIWVGNEANEEEKTGAPKIAKDYVDSDPSGRKGLPITTIKQEAEPPTFTGWFQAWDPKMWATDPLDRIRALF is encoded by the exons ATGGTTTCCCATAAGGAGTTCGTGGATGCAGGAAAGCAGCCAGGGCTACAGGTGTGGCGTATCGAAAACCTGGACCTGAAGCCGGTTCCTAAGGCCCTGCATGGCAGCTTCTACACTGGGGACGCCTACCTGCTGCTCTTCACCACCTCAGCCCCTTCATACAACATACACATGTGGCTGG GGGATGAGTGTTCGCAGGATGAGAGTGGAGCGGCGGCCATCTTTGCCACACAGCTGGATGACTTCCTGGGTGGTGGGCCGGTGCAGTACAGGGAGCTGCAGAACTTCGAATCCAACACCATGCTGGGGTACTTCAAGTCAGGAATCAAGTACCAG aaAGGGGGAGTGGCCTCAGGTTTTCAGCATGTGGTGACCAATGACATGAATGTGAAACGCCTGCTGCATATCAAGGGGCGGAGGGCAATCAGAGCAACAGAGGTGGACATGTCCTGGTCCAGCTTCAACAAGGGAGACTGCTTCATTATTGACCTGGGCAAG GACATCTATCAGTGGTGTGGCAGTGAGTGTAATCGTTTTGAGAGATTGAAGGCTGCTGGGCTTACCATCGACATCAGAGATAACGAGAGAAATGGCAGAGCCAAACTGCACACAGTGGAGGAAGGGGACGAGCCAGAAGCAGTCATAATG GCTCTGGGGCCCAAAACCACCATTGCCCCCAGTACTCCGGATGATGAGAAGGTGGACACCACCAACAGGAAGAAGGGTGCCCTCTACGTG ATCTCTGATGCATCTGGTTCGATGAAGGTGTCCTCTGTGGCTCCATCCAGTCCCTTCAAACAGGCCATGTTGTCTCCTGAGGAGTGCTACATCCTGGACAACGGGGTGGACAATAACATCTTTGTTTGGAAAG GTCCCAAGGCCAACATGTCAGAGCGTAAAGCAGCCATGTCAGCAGGTCAGCAGTTTATCAAAGACAAGGGATACTCCGTTAAGACACAG ATCCAAGTATTTCCTGCGGGAGCTGAGACAACTCTGTTTAAGCAATTCTTCAGCGACTGGAGGGACTTAGACGAAACTACCGGCCCCAGTAAGGCCTACACCATCGGCCGCATCGCCAAAGTGGAAAAGGTGCCCTTCGATGCCTCCACCCTGCACTCCAACAAGGTCATGGCAGCCCAGCACGGCATGGTGGATGATGGCAAGGGCAAGGTCCAG ATTTGGCGTGTTGAGAACGGCGAAAAGGTGCCTGTGGATCCCTCCTCCTACGGTCACTTCTACGGTGGAGACTGTTACCTCATCCTCTACAGTTACAGAGTGGGAGGCCGCGAGCAACACATCATATACACCTG GCAGGGGCTGAAGTGCACACAGGACGAGCTGGCAGCCTCTGCGTTCCTCACAGTGAAGCTCGATGACTCAATGGGAGGATCCCCGGTTCAG GTGAGAGTGACTCAGGGCCAGGAGCCTCCACACCTGATGAGCCTGTTCCAGGGCAAACCCATGATCATCCACAGCGGAGGAACGTCCCGCAAAAGTGGACAGTCGCAGACCGCCAGCACTCGCCTCTTCCACATCCGGCAGAGCTCTTCCCGCGCTACCCGGGCCGTGGAG GCCAagccctctgcttccagtctgaACACCAACgatgtgtttgtgctgaaaTCCCCGAGTGCTCTGTTTGTGTGGCGGGGCGTTGGTGCCAGCGATGAGGAGATGGAGGCTGCCAAATATGTGGTGGGCTTCCTGGGTGGCAGTCCCAGCCAGGTGTCAGAGGGCAAGGAACCAG GTGATTTCTGGTCTGCTCTTGGTGGCAAGACGGAGTACCAGACCTCCAAGAGTCTGCAGAAAACGGTCAATCCCCCACGTCTGTTTGGCTGCTCCAACAAAACTGGAAGACTTATT GTTGAAGAAGTACCAGGGGACTTCACTCAGTCAGACCTGGccactgatgatgtcatgctCCTGGATACCTGGGACCAG ATCTTCATTTGGGTTGGCAATGAGGCCAATGAAGAGGAAAAGACTGGAGCTCCCAAAATAG CAAAAGACTATGTGGACTCAGACCCGTCTGGTCGCAAAGGACTGCCCATCACCACCATCAAACAGGAAGCGGAGCCTCCGACTTTCACTGGCTGGTTCCAGGCTTGGGATCCCAAGATGTGGGCGACGGATCCATTGGACAGAATCCGTGCCCTATTCTGA